The candidate division WOR-3 bacterium genome has a window encoding:
- a CDS encoding GNAT family N-acetyltransferase gives MIQVITPSTDKNWDDFVLREPSGTIFHTANWARVIQQTYGYEPYFIANVEDGEITAGIPFFILKGKLRKKRLVSLPFTDECPPLFTTAADLENVVSSIIKMMKKGAIGYIEIRGGNFDFEKQFAFKKYSYYKKFLLNLSPGLDMLWRNFKQKSVRYPIKKAQRHGVEIIRTIELHDMEIFYRLNLLTRRKHGVIPQPFKFFKNIVTEIFNAGLGFLLIARYGKKPIGASVFFTFKDVIYYKFNASHPYYLEYQPNHLILWSAIQWGVENGYRKLDLGRTAPDNQGLMAFKRHWGAQEADLPYYHWPEIEGVSAIKESSKKYQIASSILKKLPLPVLEFSGRIFYKYLG, from the coding sequence ATGATTCAGGTGATAACTCCCTCTACCGATAAGAATTGGGATGACTTTGTCCTACGAGAACCTTCCGGGACAATTTTCCACACTGCAAATTGGGCCCGGGTGATACAGCAAACTTATGGATACGAACCCTATTTTATCGCTAATGTCGAGGATGGAGAAATAACCGCGGGTATTCCTTTTTTTATACTGAAAGGAAAATTGAGAAAAAAAAGGCTGGTCAGTTTGCCCTTTACTGATGAATGTCCGCCTTTATTCACTACCGCCGCAGATCTCGAAAATGTAGTATCATCAATTATAAAAATGATGAAAAAAGGAGCAATTGGATATATCGAAATCAGAGGAGGTAATTTTGATTTTGAAAAGCAATTTGCTTTTAAGAAATATTCCTACTATAAAAAATTTCTTTTAAACCTTTCTCCAGGCTTAGATATGCTGTGGAGGAATTTTAAGCAAAAATCAGTCCGCTATCCAATAAAAAAAGCTCAACGCCATGGAGTGGAAATAATAAGAACGATCGAATTGCATGATATGGAAATTTTTTATCGACTAAACCTCCTCACCCGTCGGAAACACGGTGTAATTCCGCAGCCTTTTAAATTTTTTAAAAATATCGTTACCGAAATTTTCAATGCTGGGTTGGGTTTTTTATTGATTGCCCGATATGGAAAAAAACCGATTGGTGCAAGTGTTTTCTTTACATTCAAAGATGTGATATATTATAAATTCAACGCTTCGCATCCCTATTACCTTGAATATCAGCCCAATCATTTAATCTTATGGAGCGCAATTCAGTGGGGAGTAGAAAATGGCTATCGAAAACTCGATTTAGGCCGGACTGCTCCCGATAACCAAGGGTTGATGGCTTTTAAACGGCATTGGGGAGCTCAAGAAGCCGATTTACCTTATTATCACTGGCCGGAAATCGAAGGAGTCAGCGCAATAAAAGAGAGCAGCAAAAAATATCAAATCGCCAGTTCAATCTTGAAAAAACTGCCGCTCCCAGTGTTGGAATTTTCTGGAAGGATATTCTACAAATATCTTGGCTAA
- a CDS encoding Gfo/Idh/MocA family oxidoreductase, with translation MKIAVIGVGYWGPNLVRNLLNNKAVSEVYCFDIDVKRLQNIKHQFPTVKLVDSYEEILRNSKISGVCIATPASTHFPLAQMAIQHKKHVLVEKPFTITIPEAETLVELAQKNNVKLLVDHIFMYNGAVRKIKEIIDSGEIGNILYFDAVRVNLGLFQHDVNVIYDLATHDISIMLYLLNKKPKAISAIGVGHYNSIEDIAYLTIFFEDNCIAHFHVNWLAPVKVRRILIGGSQKMIVYDDMETIEKIKVYDKGVEIKTKEGIYKTLIEYRTGDMYAPKFDTTEPLALLIKEFVETMKNGTEPLSNGAVGLEIVKILNAAQKSLKNNGCIVELK, from the coding sequence ATGAAGATAGCGGTCATCGGAGTTGGCTATTGGGGTCCAAACCTGGTGCGAAATTTATTGAATAATAAAGCAGTGAGCGAAGTCTATTGCTTTGATATTGATGTAAAAAGACTCCAAAATATTAAACATCAATTCCCTACGGTGAAGCTTGTCGACAGTTATGAAGAGATTCTAAGAAATTCCAAAATTAGCGGCGTCTGTATAGCCACACCGGCTAGCACGCATTTTCCTTTAGCGCAGATGGCAATCCAACATAAAAAGCATGTGTTGGTCGAAAAGCCCTTTACCATTACTATCCCGGAGGCGGAGACACTGGTGGAACTGGCTCAAAAGAACAATGTAAAACTTTTGGTTGATCATATCTTCATGTACAACGGCGCGGTCCGGAAAATAAAAGAAATCATTGACTCTGGCGAAATCGGTAATATTCTTTATTTTGATGCTGTGCGGGTAAATTTGGGACTTTTCCAGCACGATGTCAATGTTATCTATGACCTTGCCACTCATGATATCTCAATAATGCTCTATCTCCTTAATAAAAAACCCAAAGCTATCTCGGCGATCGGTGTAGGGCATTATAATTCAATAGAAGATATTGCGTATTTAACCATCTTTTTTGAAGACAACTGCATTGCCCATTTCCATGTCAACTGGCTTGCACCGGTAAAGGTCCGGCGCATTTTAATTGGCGGTTCTCAGAAGATGATTGTTTACGATGACATGGAAACGATCGAAAAGATAAAAGTATATGATAAGGGAGTGGAAATTAAGACCAAAGAAGGGATTTATAAAACTCTCATTGAGTACCGAACCGGCGACATGTATGCTCCCAAATTCGATACGACCGAACCATTGGCACTCTTGATTAAGGAATTTGTTGAGACTATGAAAAATGGTACGGAGCCATTATCTAATGGCGCCGTAGGCCTTGAGATTGTAAAAATCCTCAATGCCGCCCAGAAATCTTTAAAAAATAATGGTTGTATCGTGGAGTTGAAATGA
- a CDS encoding acyltransferase, protein MKKITKIDNHQIIKDVKLGENVKIFGFVNLYGCEIGDNTKIGAFVEIQKNAKVGKNCKISTHTFICEGVTIEDNVFIGHNVTFINDKYPRATNPDGSMQTDADWKVIPTLVKKGASIGSSATILCGVTIGENAIVGAGSVVTKDVPDNTIVAGVPAKVIRRINHK, encoded by the coding sequence ATGAAGAAGATCACCAAGATTGATAATCATCAGATAATAAAAGATGTAAAATTAGGCGAAAATGTGAAAATATTTGGCTTTGTGAATTTGTATGGCTGTGAGATTGGTGATAACACCAAAATTGGCGCATTTGTTGAGATTCAGAAAAATGCCAAAGTTGGCAAGAATTGTAAAATCTCCACTCATACCTTTATCTGTGAAGGGGTGACGATAGAGGATAATGTATTCATAGGCCATAATGTTACTTTCATCAATGATAAATATCCTCGGGCAACTAATCCGGATGGTTCAATGCAAACCGATGCCGATTGGAAAGTTATTCCAACCTTGGTTAAAAAGGGTGCTTCGATTGGTTCCAGTGCTACGATTCTTTGTGGTGTGACAATCGGGGAGAATGCCATTGTCGGTGCGGGGAGTGTGGTTACTAAAGATGTTCCCGATAATACTATCGTGGCTGGTGTTCCAGCAAAAGTAATTAGAAGGATTAATCATAAGTGA
- a CDS encoding DegT/DnrJ/EryC1/StrS family aminotransferase gives MQVPFMDLKRQYEMIKDEIDEAIRKTIESCAFVAGEMVKEFEKNFANYCGTQYGVAISSGTSAIYVALRSLDIGRHDAVITVPYTFIATAEAISLTGATPVFVDIKEDSYTIDPEKIKEYIETKCEWNDKKGILRDQERKLNVKAIIPVHIYGQTADMDEILKIAQQYNLAVIEDAAQAHGALYKGKKAGALGKLSAFSFYPSKNLGAYGQGGMVLTNDPELAEKVRMLIDHGQKERYFHEFEGWNFKMDGFQAAILNVKLNYLDDWNEDRRQNAYYYNELLNGVEKVITPKEMDYGKHIYHLYAVRVPDRANFQEFLKEAGIGTGIHYPKPLHLQKAYSYLGYKEGDFPISERCASEIVSLPMFPELTKKEIEYVCEKIKAWAMQE, from the coding sequence TTGCAGGTTCCTTTTATGGATTTAAAGCGACAATATGAGATGATAAAAGATGAAATCGATGAGGCAATCCGGAAGACGATCGAATCCTGTGCCTTTGTTGCCGGTGAGATGGTGAAAGAGTTTGAAAAAAATTTTGCCAACTATTGTGGAACACAATATGGCGTTGCAATATCTTCGGGCACCAGTGCTATTTATGTCGCCCTGCGGTCATTAGACATCGGACGGCATGATGCGGTTATTACTGTCCCCTATACCTTTATTGCCACGGCGGAAGCCATCAGTCTTACTGGTGCTACACCAGTTTTTGTGGACATCAAAGAAGATTCTTACACCATTGACCCCGAAAAAATCAAAGAATACATTGAAACAAAATGTGAATGGAATGATAAAAAAGGTATTTTGAGAGACCAGGAACGTAAATTGAATGTCAAAGCAATTATCCCGGTCCATATTTACGGTCAGACCGCAGATATGGATGAAATATTGAAGATCGCTCAACAATACAATCTGGCGGTGATTGAGGATGCAGCTCAGGCCCATGGTGCGTTATACAAAGGAAAAAAAGCCGGTGCGCTTGGGAAATTGAGTGCTTTCAGTTTTTATCCCAGCAAAAACTTAGGAGCCTATGGTCAGGGTGGAATGGTTTTGACCAATGATCCGGAACTAGCGGAAAAGGTCCGCATGCTGATTGACCATGGCCAGAAAGAGCGTTATTTTCATGAATTTGAAGGCTGGAATTTCAAAATGGATGGATTCCAGGCGGCGATATTAAATGTGAAATTGAATTACCTTGATGATTGGAATGAAGACCGCCGCCAGAACGCTTATTATTATAACGAACTACTTAACGGCGTGGAAAAAGTTATAACTCCGAAAGAAATGGATTATGGGAAGCATATCTACCATCTCTATGCCGTGCGCGTCCCCGACCGTGCGAATTTTCAAGAGTTTTTGAAAGAAGCCGGCATCGGAACGGGCATCCATTATCCCAAACCTCTTCATTTGCAGAAGGCATACAGTTATTTAGGTTATAAAGAAGGTGATTTTCCGATTTCGGAAAGATGCGCCAGCGAAATCGTTTCACTCCCGATGTTCCCGGAATTAACCAAAAAAGAGATTGAATATGTCTGTGAAAAGATAAAGGCATGGGCGATGCAAGAGTAA
- a CDS encoding exopolysaccharide biosynthesis polyprenyl glycosylphosphotransferase has protein sequence MLSLIFLITDTTAIISAFFLARFLRYHGGPHLIINQPTTLIFLILTILLIAYFLDLFNHYYYAQSGRVFFKLVNLWIISFITYVLVGFLTKFYFLINSRGFIFYFFFISYPLISSFLRLGIMPKLLTSYFARPENKIICKFVGPKEKFIQFHRFFEENNIVGLKLVNAEEAKEKINSKEIFLYHEGNDFGALYKKIQSYISPGTKMHIAATLLNELPLKWEWCKIDNLPIFSLKFNPEKKWQAVVRRIFDVFFSLILLIILFPIFLIIAVAIKLDSRGPVIYKQKRCGKDGKEFTLYKFRSMYNNNSQEEREQEFKSYIENKVSKGKILNYSEVTRVGKILRRTSLDEFPQFLNVLKGDMTLIGPRPPISYEVKYYKDWHKERLKVKPGVSGLWQVYGRGSMPCDSSIFLDLIYALNRSLTLDIKLLVQTVPAVILGKGAY, from the coding sequence ATGCTTTCTTTAATATTTTTGATAACTGATACGACCGCAATAATATCGGCCTTTTTTCTTGCCCGTTTTTTACGGTATCACGGTGGACCCCATTTGATTATCAATCAGCCCACCACTTTAATATTTCTAATCCTTACGATTCTGCTTATTGCTTACTTCCTTGACCTATTTAATCATTATTATTATGCCCAGTCGGGTCGGGTATTTTTTAAACTGGTAAATCTCTGGATAATCTCGTTCATTACCTATGTCCTCGTGGGGTTTTTGACCAAGTTTTATTTTCTTATCAATAGCCGGGGTTTTATATTCTATTTTTTCTTCATCTCCTATCCATTGATTTCCTCTTTTTTACGACTTGGGATAATGCCGAAATTGTTAACAAGCTATTTTGCCCGACCAGAAAATAAAATAATCTGCAAATTTGTTGGACCCAAAGAGAAATTTATCCAATTTCATCGGTTTTTCGAAGAAAATAACATCGTTGGACTTAAGTTGGTCAATGCCGAGGAAGCGAAGGAAAAGATAAATTCTAAAGAGATTTTTTTGTATCACGAAGGAAATGATTTTGGTGCTTTGTATAAGAAAATTCAGTCTTATATATCTCCGGGCACAAAGATGCACATTGCCGCAACTTTACTCAACGAACTCCCTCTGAAATGGGAGTGGTGCAAAATTGATAATTTGCCTATCTTCTCGCTAAAGTTTAACCCGGAAAAGAAATGGCAGGCAGTGGTGCGACGAATTTTCGATGTGTTCTTCTCACTAATACTTCTGATCATTCTTTTTCCTATTTTTTTGATTATAGCAGTGGCGATTAAATTAGATTCACGGGGTCCGGTGATATATAAGCAAAAAAGATGCGGGAAAGATGGCAAAGAGTTTACGCTTTATAAATTTCGTTCGATGTATAATAACAATTCTCAAGAAGAAAGGGAGCAAGAATTTAAGTCTTATATTGAAAATAAAGTTTCTAAGGGCAAAATTTTAAACTACTCAGAAGTGACCCGGGTGGGTAAGATTTTGCGTCGCACTTCCCTTGACGAGTTTCCTCAATTTTTAAATGTCCTAAAAGGAGATATGACTCTTATTGGTCCCCGGCCGCCCATATCATACGAGGTGAAATACTATAAGGACTGGCATAAAGAGAGGCTAAAAGTTAAACCCGGAGTAAGCGGTCTCTGGCAAGTTTATGGCCGCGGTAGCATGCCCTGTGATTCCTCTATATTTTTGGATCTGATATATGCCTTAAACCGTTCTCTGACGCTTGATATAAAATTGCTCGTCCAGACAGTTCCAGCGGTGATCCTCGGAAAAGGGGCATACTGA
- a CDS encoding capsule assembly Wzi family protein, whose product MIVFLILSIYYPSDSWPNEILEELSVRELRFTKFPGVRPYLILTDGEVMNKFDDNKTKFIYQRLQIFNSSLQAKFDTVKVARFKPMVNYQFSNFFFYLQPDVKFGRDSLPPSKIFENLFAADYERVYVRYDHQNFGVFIGRERFSIGPSPRFNMLLSGYGPPLDWFHYRLTAKNIQLSYYLSQLDDMFCKPLEYIDDTINTFINARRYLIIKRLDFSPINWFNCSFSEAATQGGENYTLMPYHFNPLVFIHTLQHNWEKDADLFFHLDAKIFLKKSALYVALLVDDYQLEPDPNGEPNHFGINFGGEFADLLLSRDFFIIEYHLLSRWVYCIYAPYQRYMYYGHPIGFPYGPDCDELYSKYTYHQSKNLDIFFECSYLRKGENNVSSLWPIPEKPRVPGTFFPKDNFLSGTVEHTANINIGVRLFYRNCFFLEVRAGYMQVQNLHHQSGVIKRTFPVRMQLDFLRL is encoded by the coding sequence ATGATTGTTTTTTTAATCTTGTCAATTTACTATCCCAGCGATTCCTGGCCGAACGAAATCTTAGAAGAACTATCTGTTCGCGAGCTTCGTTTTACAAAATTTCCGGGGGTCAGACCCTATTTAATTTTGACTGATGGCGAGGTAATGAATAAATTTGATGATAATAAAACTAAATTCATTTATCAACGCCTTCAAATTTTCAATTCGTCACTTCAGGCAAAATTTGACACAGTAAAAGTCGCGCGATTTAAACCGATGGTCAATTATCAATTTTCTAATTTTTTCTTTTACCTGCAGCCGGATGTAAAATTCGGAAGGGATAGTTTACCTCCAAGCAAAATATTTGAGAATCTATTCGCGGCGGATTATGAGCGAGTATATGTCCGATATGACCATCAAAATTTTGGGGTATTCATTGGTCGGGAAAGATTTTCCATTGGACCATCCCCACGATTCAACATGCTTCTTTCTGGCTATGGTCCGCCCCTTGACTGGTTTCACTATCGATTGACAGCAAAAAATATTCAATTGAGTTATTATCTGAGCCAACTTGATGATATGTTTTGTAAACCTTTGGAATATATTGATGACACCATCAATACTTTCATTAACGCCCGTAGATATCTAATAATAAAAAGACTGGATTTTAGTCCAATAAATTGGTTTAATTGTAGTTTCTCCGAAGCCGCTACCCAGGGAGGGGAGAATTATACACTTATGCCCTACCACTTTAATCCTCTGGTTTTCATTCACACCCTCCAACATAACTGGGAAAAAGATGCGGATTTATTTTTTCACCTTGATGCTAAGATTTTTTTAAAAAAATCTGCCCTTTATGTGGCGCTGTTGGTTGATGATTATCAACTTGAACCCGACCCCAATGGTGAACCCAATCACTTTGGGATAAACTTTGGCGGAGAATTTGCTGATCTATTGTTATCAAGAGATTTCTTCATTATTGAATACCATCTTCTTTCAAGATGGGTCTATTGCATATATGCGCCATACCAGCGCTATATGTATTATGGTCATCCCATCGGCTTTCCCTACGGCCCTGACTGCGATGAATTATATTCCAAATATACTTACCATCAAAGTAAAAATTTAGATATATTTTTTGAGTGTTCCTACTTGAGGAAGGGTGAGAATAATGTAAGTTCGCTCTGGCCTATTCCGGAAAAACCACGAGTTCCGGGAACTTTCTTCCCGAAAGATAATTTTTTATCCGGTACTGTTGAGCACACGGCTAATATTAACATTGGTGTGCGGCTTTTCTATAGAAATTGCTTTTTTCTTGAAGTGCGCGCAGGTTATATGCAGGTTCAGAATCTTCACCATCAGTCCGGGGTTATTAAAAGAACATTTCCTGTAAGAATGCAATTGGACTTTCTACGACTGTGA
- a CDS encoding UbiA family prenyltransferase, with protein sequence MASNNTIWDYVFLARPILLIPVWAFFLLGYWKGGGARFVFTPNFFPTVIAYTSLISSLYILNQIADRRTDAINKKHLLIAEGIIPLRAAYLTIFFLLLVTIIFSIKLPLNVILLMTISFLFGIVYSFPPLKLKAVPFLDFLINGVGYGFLNFSLGWVTSNKFSNQTVVSALPYVLAVSAIFVNTTILDIEGDRKCGYLTTGVLLGRKNTARLGLLLIVICLFIAFIIKDYICLIPAVISFPLFLIAGIKGDEKFVTLSIRIGGPLLILIVGVVFPYYLLLTLLIFLFLRIYYQKRFGIIYPSI encoded by the coding sequence ATGGCATCAAATAATACAATTTGGGATTATGTCTTTCTTGCCCGACCGATATTGCTCATTCCGGTCTGGGCATTTTTTTTGCTGGGCTATTGGAAAGGCGGTGGTGCGAGATTCGTCTTTACTCCGAATTTCTTCCCAACCGTGATTGCATATACCTCCCTGATATCGAGCCTTTATATTCTAAATCAGATTGCGGATCGCCGAACGGATGCCATAAATAAAAAACATCTGCTCATTGCAGAAGGGATAATACCCCTTCGTGCTGCGTACTTAACAATTTTTTTCTTGTTACTGGTAACGATAATATTCTCAATTAAACTTCCCTTAAATGTAATTTTACTTATGACTATTTCTTTTCTTTTTGGCATTGTTTATTCTTTCCCGCCTTTAAAACTTAAAGCTGTTCCATTTCTTGACTTTCTCATCAATGGTGTGGGTTATGGATTTCTAAACTTTTCTTTGGGCTGGGTCACCAGTAATAAATTTTCCAATCAAACAGTCGTATCAGCGCTCCCCTATGTTCTGGCCGTTAGCGCGATCTTTGTAAATACCACTATTCTTGACATTGAGGGTGATAGAAAATGTGGATATCTCACGACAGGAGTCTTATTAGGCAGAAAAAATACTGCAAGGTTGGGATTGCTATTGATTGTAATCTGTCTTTTCATCGCTTTTATTATAAAGGACTATATCTGTCTCATCCCAGCAGTAATCTCATTTCCATTATTTTTAATCGCAGGCATAAAAGGAGATGAAAAATTTGTCACCCTCTCAATCCGAATAGGTGGCCCATTGCTCATTTTGATAGTGGGAGTGGTTTTTCCTTATTATCTTTTGCTTACGCTATTAATCTTTTTATTCCTTCGGATTTATTATCAAAAAAGATTCGGTATAATCTACCCTTCAATATAA
- a CDS encoding T9SS type A sorting domain-containing protein gives MIENSLNLGTLEAAEILLNPFLIDTNLNNEPTPPYAQYQPAVAFDGTNYLVVWLDAHIWGARVTPTGVVLDTNQILISTTPSTNYFQPLAVAFDGSNYLVVWVDIRDTANMDIYGARVTPTGVVLDPNGIRISSSPYREEQPSIAFDGTNYLVVWVYWVNYGYEGYIYGARVTPAGVVLDPNGIPISTAPVYRFHPSVAFDGTNYLVVWDDARNTGGHYCDIYGARVAQNGTVLDPGGILISGITSNYHDQFPSVSFGRTNYLVVWQSFRSGGINFLFSAVVSPNGTVIDTNHYYYEIIGTQPKITFTFPSYTVAYTHNNDIYGLHLDTVGNIMDTFHISNQDGLQFQPALACGPNNQVLITYSGWTDSINHQSVNTQRIWGVISPELKISENNSSFLNSLFQAYPNPFVNRIDIRLTPSINNNLLTWTDLHIYDVDGRLIKTFALTPQTSYLTWSGVDEQGTPVAPGVYFMVLRAKNHILLTKNIIKM, from the coding sequence ATGATTGAAAATTCTCTTAATCTTGGGACACTGGAGGCAGCAGAAATTTTACTGAACCCATTCTTGATTGACACAAACCTTAACAATGAACCTACCCCACCCTATGCCCAATATCAACCTGCAGTTGCCTTTGATGGCACTAACTACCTAGTTGTATGGCTGGATGCTCATATTTGGGGAGCGCGGGTGACTCCCACAGGAGTTGTCTTGGATACCAATCAAATACTTATCTCTACTACTCCCTCTACCAATTATTTCCAACCACTCGCAGTTGCTTTTGATGGTTCAAACTACCTCGTAGTGTGGGTTGACATAAGAGATACCGCAAATATGGATATATATGGAGCGCGGGTGACTCCAACAGGGGTTGTTTTAGATCCTAATGGAATCCGTATCTCCAGTTCACCATACAGGGAGGAGCAACCATCAATTGCCTTTGATGGGACGAACTATCTTGTGGTGTGGGTATATTGGGTTAATTATGGTTATGAAGGATACATATATGGTGCCCGTGTTACGCCTGCTGGTGTGGTTTTAGACCCGAATGGAATACCTATCTCTACTGCACCTGTATACAGATTTCATCCATCAGTCGCATTTGATGGTACAAACTATTTAGTCGTCTGGGATGATGCCCGGAATACTGGCGGCCACTATTGCGACATCTATGGGGCACGCGTCGCTCAGAATGGAACTGTTCTGGACCCAGGGGGTATATTGATTTCAGGTATAACAAGCAACTATCATGATCAATTTCCGTCAGTTAGTTTTGGTAGAACGAACTATTTGGTAGTATGGCAGTCGTTCCGAAGCGGTGGGATAAATTTTCTTTTCAGTGCAGTGGTAAGCCCGAATGGAACTGTTATTGATACTAACCATTATTATTATGAGATAATTGGGACCCAACCAAAGATTACTTTCACTTTTCCTTCGTATACAGTTGCATATACTCATAATAATGATATCTATGGGTTACATCTGGATACCGTTGGGAATATAATGGATACCTTCCATATTTCTAATCAAGATGGCTTACAGTTTCAACCAGCACTTGCTTGCGGACCTAATAATCAGGTTCTTATCACATATTCAGGGTGGACTGATTCTATTAATCATCAGTCCGTAAATACACAACGGATATGGGGAGTAATATCCCCCGAATTGAAGATTAGTGAGAACAACTCTTCGTTTCTAAATAGCCTTTTTCAAGCGTACCCGAATCCTTTTGTAAACAGGATAGACATAAGGCTGACTCCAAGTATAAATAATAATCTTTTAACTTGGACAGATCTTCACATCTATGACGTGGATGGCAGGTTGATAAAAACTTTCGCCCTTACGCCGCAAACCTCCTATCTTACCTGGTCAGGAGTGGATGAACAAGGAACACCAGTGGCACCAGGGGTTTATTTCATGGTCCTGAGAGCAAAAAACCATATCCTTTTGACCAAAAATATTATAAAAATGTAG
- a CDS encoding SBBP repeat-containing protein: MRLKYYILTNFLLLLNLLAQTQRWVARYNGPANLVDGGNAIVVEPSGNVYVTGRSGDSPSTFECTTIKYDSMGNERWVRRYHFAPSFYNDTGWGIAIDPFGYLYVILSSTTPDSYDDIAVIKYDSLGNLIWVRRYNGPGNDYDWPFDIAVDCFSNVYITGRSIGDGTGFDYVVIKLDSAGNEKWIRRYNGSGNNTDEAYSIAVDRHGNVFVTGVSINLVGNLDFVTIKYDSLGNERWVKTYNSPNNLNEYGATLAIDSSSNVYVFGGTWSLGTFPSDYILIKYNAMGDTVWTRRYNGPANGDDRPAKIVFDLRGYVYVTGSSYTDASSQTDFCTVKYDTNGNVLWVRRYNGPGSGNDQPKAITVDSYGNIYVAGKCRGPVDDDYATVVYDSIGHQLTAQVYDGPGDWEDAAQDIVVDPHGHFFITGFSGGINSAYDFTTICYSLNWVPICSNSRKIIVSSEICLTLLGRNSSYIYKNMKIYDIAGRLIDPSNLKTGIYFIKMDARNWYKVIKID; this comes from the coding sequence ATGAGGTTAAAATATTACATTCTGACAAATTTTCTTTTGTTATTAAATCTTTTGGCACAAACCCAGCGATGGGTTGCCCGCTATAATGGACCGGCAAATCTCGTTGACGGTGGCAATGCGATCGTGGTGGAACCTAGCGGGAATGTTTATGTTACTGGCCGGAGCGGTGATTCACCATCCACATTTGAATGCACTACTATTAAGTATGATTCTATGGGGAATGAAAGGTGGGTTAGAAGATACCATTTTGCACCCTCATTTTACAATGACACTGGCTGGGGGATTGCCATAGATCCCTTTGGTTATCTCTATGTCATTCTTTCAAGCACAACTCCTGACTCGTATGATGACATCGCAGTTATCAAATACGACAGTTTAGGTAATCTTATCTGGGTAAGACGATATAACGGTCCCGGTAATGACTATGATTGGCCATTTGATATTGCAGTTGACTGCTTTAGCAATGTCTATATTACGGGCAGAAGCATCGGTGATGGTACAGGCTTCGATTATGTCGTGATAAAATTAGATTCTGCCGGCAATGAAAAGTGGATAAGGAGGTATAACGGCTCTGGCAATAATACCGATGAAGCATATAGCATCGCTGTTGATCGCCATGGCAATGTCTTTGTAACGGGTGTTTCAATCAATCTTGTAGGTAACTTAGACTTCGTTACAATAAAGTATGACTCGCTGGGCAACGAGCGTTGGGTTAAAACCTATAATTCACCCAACAATTTAAATGAATATGGTGCAACACTTGCAATTGATAGTTCAAGTAATGTCTATGTCTTTGGAGGCACATGGAGTTTGGGCACATTTCCCAGCGATTATATTTTGATTAAATATAACGCTATGGGCGATACAGTCTGGACCCGCCGTTATAATGGTCCAGCTAATGGTGATGATCGCCCAGCGAAGATTGTATTTGATCTAAGAGGCTACGTCTATGTAACAGGTTCAAGTTATACCGATGCATCAAGCCAAACTGATTTTTGCACAGTAAAATATGATACTAATGGTAATGTTTTATGGGTGAGGCGCTATAATGGCCCGGGCAGTGGCAATGATCAACCCAAAGCAATAACTGTAGATTCGTATGGAAATATCTATGTAGCTGGCAAGTGCAGGGGACCAGTTGATGATGATTATGCCACAGTAGTGTATGATTCAATTGGGCATCAGCTCACAGCCCAGGTCTATGATGGCCCAGGAGACTGGGAGGATGCTGCTCAGGACATTGTAGTTGATCCACATGGGCATTTTTTCATCACTGGATTTAGCGGTGGAATTAATAGCGCCTATGATTTTACTACAATCTGTTATTCTTTAAATTGGGTCCCCATCTGCAGTAATAGTCGCAAAATTATTGTTTCGTCCGAAATCTGCCTTACCCTTCTTGGCCGGAATTCTTCATACATCTACAAAAATATGAAAATTTATGACATTGCTGGTCGCCTTATTGACCCTTCTAATTTAAAGACCGGGATTTATTTCATTAAGATGGATGCACGAAACTGGTATAAGGTTATTAAAATTGATTAA